The following are encoded in a window of Variovorax paradoxus genomic DNA:
- a CDS encoding copper-binding protein — protein sequence MTHEATSMISRRHQLVFLCAYIAPGFGGRIHAQPSANDFIAGEIVKIDAERGEVTLRHEPIAHLHLPARTTIFRYVDARVILRAKAGDKVRFRADRFEGTLQVTAVLVPGAAPGAAPLSPTFRQ from the coding sequence ATGACACACGAGGCCACTTCGATGATCTCCCGCCGGCATCAACTGGTCTTCCTGTGCGCGTACATAGCTCCAGGGTTCGGAGGCCGCATTCATGCGCAGCCCTCGGCCAATGACTTCATCGCTGGGGAAATCGTCAAGATCGATGCCGAGCGCGGCGAGGTGACGCTGCGCCACGAACCGATCGCACACCTTCACCTACCCGCAAGGACGACGATCTTCCGCTACGTGGATGCCAGGGTGATCCTTCGGGCCAAGGCGGGCGACAAGGTCCGATTCCGGGCCGACCGCTTCGAGGGGACGCTGCAAGTGACGGCAGTCCTGGTGCCTGGGGCGGCGCCGGGCGCAGCGCCATTGAGTCCAACCTTCAGACAGTAA
- a CDS encoding sodium:proton exchanger has product MKRFLLLLGIAVAAIVPAAIFRYSGFRPNPVLDTAVFGVAVLAAGFMLSWGAEAAEKRISLGLILALVALVTVLPEYAVDMYYAYQAGKAPESNYVHYAAANMTGANRLLVGVAWPLMAILHWFRTRERSIRLATVNVVEIGFLLVASLYAFVIVLRNRISLVDTVVLIGIFGAYLWVTGRMPKVESGLEADDEPGPAAALATLSPARQWTWMGGLTIVAAAVILVSAEPFAESIVASGRVLRIDEFLLIQWLAPLASEAPAVVIAVLFVLSGRAEGGLTTMISDKINQWTLLVGMLPLAMSVGAGALTSMPLDARQHEEFFLTAAQSLFGVALLLRLRFSLVSAITLAALFSVQLVVAFIFREDAQRAIDALTMLAWVYLALATVIFVTGAPSAWRVVGALRTAATRQRLEAAAPAGSGATTAAPKK; this is encoded by the coding sequence ATGAAACGATTTCTTCTTCTGCTCGGCATCGCCGTGGCGGCCATCGTGCCGGCGGCAATCTTCCGTTACAGCGGGTTTCGCCCCAATCCGGTACTGGACACCGCAGTCTTCGGTGTTGCTGTGTTAGCCGCAGGCTTCATGTTGTCCTGGGGCGCCGAGGCGGCGGAGAAACGAATCTCGCTGGGCTTGATTCTCGCTCTCGTTGCCTTGGTGACGGTGCTGCCAGAGTATGCGGTCGACATGTACTACGCGTACCAAGCAGGCAAGGCACCGGAATCCAACTATGTCCACTATGCAGCCGCCAACATGACGGGCGCGAACCGGTTGCTGGTCGGCGTAGCATGGCCGCTGATGGCCATCCTCCATTGGTTTCGAACGCGCGAGCGCAGCATCAGGTTAGCGACGGTCAACGTCGTGGAGATCGGTTTCCTACTGGTTGCAAGTCTCTACGCGTTCGTGATCGTCCTCAGGAATCGCATCAGCCTCGTCGACACGGTCGTGCTGATCGGTATTTTCGGGGCCTACCTGTGGGTGACCGGGCGCATGCCCAAGGTTGAGTCTGGCCTGGAGGCCGACGACGAGCCCGGGCCGGCCGCGGCGCTGGCGACCCTGTCGCCTGCCCGTCAATGGACCTGGATGGGCGGGCTCACGATCGTGGCCGCCGCGGTGATCCTTGTCTCGGCTGAACCGTTCGCCGAATCGATCGTCGCCTCGGGACGGGTGCTGAGGATCGACGAATTCCTGCTCATCCAATGGCTCGCCCCCCTGGCCAGCGAGGCGCCCGCCGTCGTGATCGCGGTGCTGTTCGTGCTCTCGGGCCGCGCCGAGGGCGGCCTGACGACTATGATCAGCGACAAGATCAATCAGTGGACGTTGCTGGTCGGCATGCTGCCGCTGGCGATGAGCGTGGGCGCAGGTGCGCTGACGTCGATGCCACTCGACGCGCGCCAGCACGAGGAATTCTTCCTGACCGCGGCGCAGTCCTTGTTCGGCGTGGCGTTGCTGCTGCGCCTGCGTTTCAGCTTGGTGTCGGCAATCACGCTCGCGGCGCTGTTCTCGGTTCAGTTGGTGGTGGCCTTCATTTTTCGGGAGGATGCGCAGCGCGCCATCGATGCGCTGACCATGCTCGCCTGGGTCTACCTGGCGCTGGCGACGGTGATCTTTGTGACTGGTGCGCCGAGCGCGTGGCGTGTAGTCGGCGCGTTGCGCACGGCGGCAACTCGTCAGAGGCTTGAGGCAGCCGCTCCGGCAGGCTCCGGGGCAACGACCGCCGCACCAAAGAAATGA